One Campylobacterota bacterium DNA segment encodes these proteins:
- a CDS encoding DUF695 domain-containing protein, with the protein MIEFYELTDDEEIPFRCDVNMDLSENAPQPERSWLLWLFVKASDPADESFVRFREELSNRLEAELDAVFAGSLSKEGWIELYFYAPEAKRFENLSSEVMNAHGGFAYERGASRDTKWEMYLERLYPDAYALLRIQNRHTLEALREAGDDHSIAREVEHYLFFQTKSALERVVSSLSSHGFSLKEEVGDEESDYAYGAVLTKTEPVTPEQVEETTAVLFDAALEQHGYYEGWSTVLAR; encoded by the coding sequence ATGATCGAATTTTACGAACTTACCGACGACGAGGAGATCCCTTTCCGCTGCGACGTCAATATGGATCTTTCCGAGAACGCCCCTCAGCCGGAGCGGAGCTGGCTGTTGTGGCTTTTTGTCAAAGCATCCGACCCTGCGGATGAGAGTTTCGTCCGTTTCCGCGAAGAACTGTCGAACAGACTCGAAGCGGAATTGGACGCCGTTTTTGCCGGTTCGCTGAGTAAGGAAGGGTGGATCGAACTCTATTTTTACGCTCCCGAGGCCAAACGGTTCGAAAACCTGAGCTCGGAGGTGATGAACGCGCACGGCGGATTTGCCTACGAACGGGGGGCATCGAGGGATACGAAGTGGGAAATGTATCTCGAACGCCTCTACCCCGATGCGTATGCACTCTTACGGATACAGAACCGCCACACTCTCGAAGCGCTTCGGGAGGCCGGGGATGACCATTCGATTGCCCGGGAAGTGGAACATTACCTCTTTTTTCAGACGAAAAGCGCTCTGGAACGGGTGGTTTCGTCGCTCTCGTCGCACGGGTTTTCACTCAAAGAAGAGGTTGGGGACGAAGAGAGCGATTACGCTTACGGTGCCGTACTGACGAAAACCGAACCCGTAACCCCCGAACAGGTCGAAGAGACCACCGCGGTACTGTTCGACGCCGCACTGGAACAGCACGGTTACTACGAGGGATGGAGCACGGTACTCGCCCGATGA